One genomic region from Pirellulales bacterium encodes:
- the glyA gene encoding serine hydroxymethyltransferase codes for MNFIEQEDPDVWAAIAGEIDRQQDGLEMIASENYVSPAVMQAVGSVLTNKYAEGYPGRRYYGGCECVDRVEELARDRAKALFGAEHVNVQPHSGSQANQAVYITALEPGDTVLGLDLAHGGHLTHGMKLNLSGKLYHFISYGVTRDTNLIDFDQVASLAREHKPKMIVAGASAYPREIPHDRFAEIAEDCGAKLFVDMAHYAGLVAAGLHHNPVPVADFVTTTTHKTLRGPRAGMTMCRGDYAKDIDRSVFPGLQGGPLMHVIAGKAVCFAEALRPDFKEYARRIIDNAKALAQRLVAGGLKLASGGTDNHLMLADVTTIGLTGKQAEEALGRCGITVNKNMIPYDQRKPLDPSGIRIGTPALTTRGMGPDEMTRIGGWIMEVLRSADDAGLARRVRGEVRELCESFPVPAAALGA; via the coding sequence ATGAACTTCATCGAGCAAGAAGACCCGGACGTTTGGGCCGCCATCGCCGGCGAGATCGACCGCCAGCAGGACGGCCTGGAAATGATCGCCAGCGAGAACTACGTCAGCCCGGCCGTGATGCAGGCCGTGGGCAGCGTGCTGACGAACAAGTACGCCGAGGGCTATCCCGGCCGGCGCTATTACGGCGGCTGCGAATGCGTCGATCGCGTCGAAGAGCTGGCCCGCGACCGGGCCAAGGCCCTGTTCGGCGCCGAACACGTCAACGTGCAGCCCCATTCCGGCAGCCAAGCCAATCAGGCGGTGTACATCACCGCCTTGGAACCTGGCGACACCGTGCTGGGACTCGACCTGGCCCACGGCGGCCATCTGACGCACGGCATGAAGCTGAACCTGTCGGGCAAGCTGTACCACTTCATCAGCTACGGCGTGACGCGCGACACGAACCTGATCGACTTCGACCAGGTCGCCTCGCTGGCCCGCGAGCACAAGCCGAAGATGATCGTGGCCGGGGCAAGTGCCTATCCGCGCGAGATTCCGCACGACCGCTTCGCCGAGATCGCCGAAGATTGCGGGGCCAAGCTGTTCGTCGACATGGCCCACTATGCCGGACTGGTGGCGGCGGGACTGCACCATAACCCCGTGCCGGTCGCCGACTTTGTCACGACCACCACACACAAGACGCTGCGCGGTCCGCGGGCCGGCATGACGATGTGCCGCGGCGATTATGCCAAAGACATCGACCGCAGCGTTTTCCCCGGCCTGCAAGGCGGGCCGTTGATGCACGTCATCGCGGGCAAGGCGGTTTGCTTCGCCGAGGCCCTGCGGCCCGATTTCAAAGAGTACGCGCGGCGCATCATCGACAACGCCAAAGCCCTGGCCCAGCGGCTGGTGGCCGGCGGACTGAAACTCGCCAGCGGCGGCACCGACAACCACTTGATGCTGGCCGACGTGACCACCATCGGCCTGACCGGCAAGCAGGCCGAAGAGGCGCTCGGCCGTTGCGGCATCACCGTCAACAAGAACATGATTCCTTACGACCAGCGCAAGCCGCTCGATCCCTCCGGCATTCGCATCGGCACGCCGGCGCTCACCACGCGCGGCATGGGACCCGACGAGATGACGCGCATCGGCGGCTGGATCATGGAGGTGTTGCGCTCGGCCGACGACGCCGGCCTGGCGCGGCGCGTGCGCGGCGAGGTGCGCGAGCTGTGCGAATCGTTTCCCGTGCCCGCCGCGGCCTTGGGGGCGTGA
- a CDS encoding NTP transferase domain-containing protein, translating to MSKRVAVILAAGKGTRMKSDLPKVLIEVCGRPMIDYVLDALAETAVDRVLVVVGYRADLVRRALADRPQVEFVEQTEQLGTGHAVMVCREALAGHEGAALIVTGDSPLAQPDSLRRLLEDFDRDRPACLLGTAHKEDPHGLGRIVRDARGEFERIVEEKDASDDERRIGEVNMSCYVFAGPDLLFALDHIRPANRQSEYYLTDCPGVLKAAGRTVRALPVLKPIEALSINTREELAAVEAVVRSGRHRAGF from the coding sequence ATGAGTAAACGTGTTGCCGTAATCTTGGCGGCCGGAAAAGGGACCCGGATGAAGTCCGATCTCCCCAAGGTGCTGATCGAGGTCTGCGGACGCCCGATGATCGACTACGTGCTCGATGCTCTGGCCGAGACCGCTGTCGATCGCGTGCTGGTCGTGGTCGGCTATCGGGCCGATCTCGTGCGGCGGGCCCTGGCGGACCGGCCCCAGGTCGAATTCGTCGAGCAGACGGAGCAGCTCGGCACGGGCCATGCCGTGATGGTCTGCCGCGAGGCCCTCGCCGGACATGAGGGTGCCGCGCTGATCGTGACGGGCGACTCGCCGTTGGCCCAGCCCGACTCGCTGCGGCGGCTGCTTGAAGACTTCGACCGCGACCGGCCGGCCTGCTTGCTGGGCACCGCGCACAAGGAAGACCCGCACGGTCTGGGGCGGATTGTCCGTGACGCGCGGGGCGAGTTTGAGCGGATCGTGGAAGAAAAAGACGCCAGCGACGACGAGCGGCGGATCGGCGAAGTCAATATGAGCTGCTACGTTTTCGCCGGCCCCGACCTGCTTTTTGCACTCGACCATATCCGTCCGGCCAACCGTCAATCAGAATACTATTTGACCGACTGCCCCGGCGTATTGAAGGCGGCGGGCAGAACGGTGCGGGCGTTGCCGGTGCTCAAGCCGATCGAGGCCCTCAGCATCAACACCCGCGAAGAACTGGCGGCCGTCGAAGCGGTCGTGCGCAGCGGCCGGCACCGGGCCGGTTTTTGA
- a CDS encoding ribose-phosphate pyrophosphokinase, with product MNDLKIFSGRANRELTTRICEYLGLPVGAVSIGNFPDGEISCKVDEDVRGRDVFLVQPTCPPVNENLMELLIMIESCMRASAERITAVVPYYGYARQDRKDEGRVPITAKLVANLITRAGADRVLAMDLHAAQIQGFFDVPVDHLYASPVLNDHFARMKFSEDELVVVSPDEGSTKRALGHAKRLGTRLAIVDKRRSSAEKTRQEYIIGASVEGKIALMFDDMISTGSSICGAAKKVHEAGAREVHVAATHGVLCGKAIENIEKAPIKSMVITDTIPLSPEKKLPKIQVLTVAHLLGEAIKRIHRNESVSKLFV from the coding sequence ATGAACGACTTGAAGATTTTCAGCGGCCGGGCAAACCGCGAGCTGACCACGCGCATTTGCGAATATCTCGGCTTGCCGGTCGGCGCCGTTTCGATCGGCAATTTTCCCGACGGCGAAATTTCGTGCAAAGTCGACGAGGACGTGCGCGGCCGCGACGTGTTTCTGGTGCAGCCCACGTGTCCGCCGGTCAACGAAAACCTGATGGAGCTGCTGATCATGATCGAGAGCTGCATGCGGGCCAGCGCCGAGCGGATCACGGCCGTCGTGCCGTATTACGGCTATGCCCGGCAAGACCGCAAAGACGAGGGCCGCGTGCCGATCACCGCCAAGCTGGTGGCGAACCTGATTACGCGGGCCGGGGCCGACCGCGTGCTGGCGATGGACCTGCACGCCGCTCAAATCCAGGGTTTTTTCGACGTGCCGGTCGACCACCTTTACGCCTCGCCGGTGCTCAACGACCATTTCGCCCGCATGAAGTTTTCTGAGGACGAGTTGGTGGTGGTCAGCCCCGACGAAGGGAGCACCAAGCGGGCGCTGGGCCACGCCAAGCGGCTGGGCACGCGGCTGGCGATCGTCGACAAGCGGCGGTCGAGCGCCGAGAAGACGCGGCAAGAGTACATCATCGGCGCCTCGGTCGAGGGCAAAATCGCGCTGATGTTCGACGACATGATCAGCACCGGCAGCTCGATCTGCGGCGCCGCCAAGAAGGTGCATGAGGCGGGCGCCCGCGAAGTTCACGTGGCCGCCACGCACGGCGTGCTCTGCGGCAAGGCGATCGAGAACATCGAAAAGGCGCCGATCAAGAGCATGGTGATCACCGACACGATCCCCCTTTCGCCCGAAAAAAAGCTCCCCAAAATCCAAGTGCTGACCGTGGCCCATCTCTTGGGCGAGGCGATCAAGCGCATCCACCGGAACGAATCGGTGAGCAAGCTTTTTGTTTGA
- a CDS encoding DUF1186 domain-containing protein, with the protein MPDLIEQAGQLKAVIRDASLPNYERLTRVVEAFSELLRADLDEGAEELSAGLTRVREKLARYSPPHEGDDQSFSEADLRRLLDLADEAASLAAQAGSLHILAELDAGVHRLPEEAIRQARKHRDLMIPGLIEVIRSAVALARAGEPPKGNAHFFALFLLLEFKVAEALPVMVEAFSLPGDLPFDLFGEAVHSALPRALVLFSGERPEAIDALIGDRALNEYVRWAAANAYLHLVRDGRMERDEAVRRLQQLLRRAIDENDHKIAGGLISELADFAPREAMEDIREAYRRGVADPSIISLPYIEQSLAEGEAQIRGSLDECPPTPIEDTIEELRHWASFQEKPRPSPAERRVPLLAGLPTSPAPSVTALREPMAARPLPARAPRVGRNDPCPCGSGKKFKKCCGART; encoded by the coding sequence ATGCCGGATCTCATCGAACAAGCGGGGCAATTAAAGGCCGTGATCCGCGATGCGTCGCTGCCGAACTACGAACGTTTGACTCGGGTCGTCGAGGCGTTTTCGGAACTGCTGCGTGCTGATCTCGACGAAGGCGCTGAGGAGTTGTCAGCAGGCCTGACCCGCGTTCGGGAGAAGCTTGCTCGGTACTCGCCGCCGCACGAAGGCGACGATCAAAGCTTCAGCGAGGCTGATCTGCGACGCCTGCTCGATCTGGCCGACGAAGCGGCGTCGTTGGCCGCGCAGGCGGGGTCGTTACACATCTTGGCTGAGCTCGACGCGGGCGTTCATCGGTTGCCGGAGGAGGCGATTCGCCAGGCCCGCAAGCACCGCGATTTGATGATTCCCGGACTCATCGAGGTCATCCGAAGCGCGGTCGCCCTGGCCCGCGCCGGCGAGCCGCCCAAAGGCAACGCCCACTTCTTCGCCCTCTTCCTGCTGCTTGAGTTCAAGGTGGCGGAAGCGCTTCCGGTTATGGTCGAGGCGTTTTCGCTGCCCGGTGACTTGCCTTTCGACTTGTTCGGTGAGGCCGTACATTCCGCGCTCCCGCGGGCGCTGGTCCTGTTCTCGGGCGAGCGGCCGGAAGCGATCGACGCGCTGATTGGCGACCGAGCATTGAATGAGTACGTCCGCTGGGCCGCCGCCAACGCCTACCTACACCTGGTGCGCGACGGCCGCATGGAGCGCGACGAGGCCGTCCGGCGATTGCAGCAGCTTCTGCGGCGGGCAATCGACGAAAACGATCACAAGATTGCCGGCGGCCTCATTTCTGAATTGGCGGATTTCGCTCCGCGGGAAGCGATGGAAGACATTCGCGAAGCCTACCGGCGCGGCGTTGCCGATCCCAGCATCATCAGTTTGCCGTACATCGAGCAAAGCCTGGCGGAGGGCGAGGCGCAGATTCGCGGCTCTCTCGACGAGTGCCCGCCAACGCCGATCGAGGACACCATCGAGGAGCTGCGACATTGGGCCAGTTTTCAAGAGAAACCCAGGCCATCGCCCGCCGAGAGGCGGGTTCCCTTGTTGGCTGGTCTCCCCACGTCGCCGGCACCGTCCGTCACCGCGCTTCGCGAACCCATGGCGGCCAGGCCGCTGCCCGCTCGGGCGCCACGGGTCGGACGCAACGATCCTTGCCCATGTGGCAGCGGCAAAAAATTCAAGAAGTGTTGTGGTGCCCGTACGTGA